In Nitratireductor mangrovi, the genomic window GCCGGCGCGCGCCAGCCGCTTGGCGATGCGCTCGCCTGCGCCTGCCTCCGCACTGGCCCGTTCTTCTCCGGAACGCGGGCGCGGGGCCGACTTGAAACCGCCGCCCTGCGGTTTTCCGCCCGGCTTGCCGCCGCGCGGTCGGTCATGGCCTCGCCCCCCTTCACGAGCCCCGTCTTCACGGCGCCCCCCTTCACGCTGCTTGCCGTCGCGATGCTTGTCGCCACGGCGCTCGTCTGGCGAACCGCGCCGCTCAGGCCGCCGGCCCGCGCTGCCGCCGGGCCTGCCGCCATTGCGCCCGTCGTCTTTTTTGTCGTTCATCTGGTCGTGGCCTTTCCGGGCGGCTAACTATCAGCATCGCGCACCGCTTGCGAGAGGAATTGTCAGAGCGAATGCCGGCCCGACAGCCCGATTTCATGGGGGAAGCGCTTGCCGAGGCGCGCGCCGCCGCGGCCCGCGAGGAAGTACCGGTCGGCGCGGTCGTCGTCGTCGACGGTGCGATCGTCGCGCGCGCCGGCAACCGCACCCGCGAACTCAGCGATCCGACCGCGCATGCCGAATTGCTGGCGATCCGCGAGGCCTGCCGGGCGGCCGGCTCGCAACGCATCGAGAATGCCGATCTCTATGTGACGCTGGAGCCCTGCGCCATGTGCGCGGCCGCTATCTCGTTTGCGCGCATCCGCCGGCTCTATTTCGCCGCCGAGGACGTCAAGGGCGGAGCGGTCGTCAATGGCGGGCGCTTCTTCACTGCGCCCACATGCCATCATGCGCCGGAGGTCTATTCGGGATTTGCCGAACGCGAGGCGGCCGACCTGTTGAAGGACTTTTTCGTCCAGCGCCGCGACACTTCCTAGCGGCGGTCACGGCGGAAGCAACGGCGAGCCTACCAGGGCAGGATGTCTTCCCAGCCCCAGCCTTCCTTGGCGTTATTCTCGCGCCGCTTCTTCTTCTTCCACTCGTCCTCGCCGATATCGTCGGTCGGCGCGGAAGCCGCCGGAACGCGGTAGTCGAGCGGCGGCTCGGAGAGATATTTGCGGTTGGTCGGGTTGCCCTGGTTGCGCTCCGCAAGGCGGCGATTGAACTCATCGCGGCCGCCGCGATTGATGTCGACCAGCGGATTGCCGTTCACGTCGACCGGGTCGCCACGCGTGTGCCGGCGCTGCGTCGGTGTGACGGCCGCAACGTCGTCGGTGACCTCGGGGTCGAAATTGTAGGCTTCGGAGTTGATGGTCGCTTCCGAGCGGATGCGGGCACGCCGCTGCTCGGGCGATTCAGGCCAGGCCGGGTTCGACGCGGTCACGATCCCGTCCTGGGGCGCAGGGAGCGCCGCGGTCGAGGCCGGCTTAACCAGTTCGGGCCGCGGCTTGTATTCGATGTTCTTCTTGTCCTTGGGCGCCAGCGACAGCACTCCGGTCAGGTCTTCCAGAAGCTGCTGGTCGGCCGGCTTGTCGGTGCCGTAGGTCGGCGAGCCGACGCAGCCCGAAAGCGCGATCGCGGCTGCCGCCACGGCGATCGCCGCAGGGTGTGCAAAACCGCGTGCACGCATGATGCGCAAATCCTTCACTCCAACCGCCTCTCGGTATCACCGAAGATATTGTGCCCGTCGAGCGCCTGATGAACCGTAAATCCGGCAACATATTGACGAGGCACGCCGGACGCCCTTGTACAGGAACGCCCTGACAAGGGCAACGCGCCGGCGCGCCATGGCGATAGGGTGATGGAACATTGTCCCAGTCCGGTCCCGCCCTGGCACTTGCGCCGGGGCGAAAATGGCGAGGCCGACCGGCCGCCGGCGCTCATGCGCCGCAAGCCAGGGGCGCGGATGCGCCCGCCGGCGCCTGAGGCCGGAAAAAGAGCGGGGCAAGCGGGTTCGCCCCGATTGCCCCGGACGTGCGCGGTTTCGATCACAATCGGCCCATGGCCTGTAACTCGCGCAGTGCCGCCGCGTCGCGCGCCGAGACCTCCGGAAAGGCCTGGTCGCTGCCGACATCGTCGGTGTAACGCCACGAGCGGGCGCATTTGACTCCGCCGGCGCGTGCGAACACCACGCCGACGCCCGTCACCTCGTCGAGGCGGAACGCGTCGCCCGGTGCTTCGCCGCCGACCAGTTCGATGCCGCTGGTGATGCAGATCTCGGCCATGTCGACACCGCCAAGCGCCGCCATCAGCTCGGCATCGGCGACGAACACCTTCGGCGCCGCCTCCAGCGACGAGCCGATGGTCTTGTTGGCGCGTTCGAGCTCCAGAGCGCCGGTGACGACGCGGCGGACCTGGCGCACCTTGCGCCATTTCGCCGCCAGAGCCTCGTCGCGCCATTCGGCCGGGATGTCCGGAAACTGCTCCAGATGCACCGAGACCGCGTCGCCATGGCGGTCGAGCCAGGCCTCCTCCGTGGTGAAGGGCAGCATCGGCGCCAGCCATTTCACCAGCGCGTCGAACAGCCTGCGCACCACGACCAGCGCCGCCCGGCGGCGCAGGCTCGACGGCGCGTCGCAGTAGAGCGCGTCCTTGCGCACGTCGAAATAGAACGCCGACAGGTCGATCACCATGAAATCGCTGAGCGAGCGGGCGATGCGCTTGAAGTCGAAATTGTCGTAGCCCTTGCGCACGATCTGGTCGAGTTCGGCCAGCCGGTGCAGCATCAGCCGCTCCAGTTCCGGCATGTCGGCCGCCGCCACCTCCTCGCCCTCGTCATGGGCGAGCGTGCCCAGCATCCAGCGCATCGTGTTGCGCATCTTGCGGTAGGTGTCGACATTGGTCTGGATGACGTTCTGGCCGAGCCGCTGGTCCTCCCAGTAGTCGGTGGTCATCACCCACAGCCTGAGGATGTCGGCGCCGGACTTCGCCATCACGTCCTGCGGCAGCACCTGGTTGCCGAGCGACTTCGACATCTTGCGACCGTCCTCGGCCATGGTGAAGCCATGCGTGATGACGGTGTCGTAGGGCGCGCGGCCGCGCGTGCCGCAGCTTTCGAGCAGCGAGGAATGGAACCAGCCGCGATGCTGGTCCGATCCTTCCAGATAGACATCGGCCGGCCATTTCATGTCGGGCCGGTCCTCCAGCGTGAAGGCGTGGGTGGAGCCCGAATCGAACCAGACGTCGAGGATGTCGGTCACCATCTGCCACGGCTCGTTGGCGCGGCTCCCGAGGAAGCGTTCGCGCGCACCGTCGGCGAACCAGGCGTCGGCGCCCTCTGCCTCGAAGGCTTCGAGGATTCTGGCATTGACCGCCTCGTCCTTCAGCACGTCGCCGTTCTCGTCGGCGAAGACGCAGATCGGCACGCCCCAGGCGCGCTGACGCGAGAGCACCCAGTCGGGCCGCTCCTCGATCATCGAGCGCAGCCGTGTCTGCCCGGCGGCGGGCACGAAGCGTGTCGCGTCGATCGCGGCCAGCGCGCGCGTGCGCAGCGTGTCGGGCTTTGGCGACTGGTCGCTCTGCCCCAGCCCGAACTCGTCCAGTTCCTTGTCCATATGGACGAACCATTGCGGCGTGTTGCGGAAGATCACCGGCTTCTTGGAGCGCCATGAATGCGGGTACTGGTGCTTCAGCCGCCCGCGCGCGAACAGCATGTCGCGGGCAATCAGCGCCTCGATGACCGCCTTGTTGGCGTCGCCCTTCTTGCCGTTGTCGTCGATGACGCGTGCCGGTCCGCCCTCGCGGTCCGGCCCGAAACCCGGCGCGTCCCTGGTGAAGAAGCCGGCATCATCGACGGTGAAAGGGATCGCGGTATCGACGCCGCGTTCACGCAGTTCCTTGACCGCGTCCATCCAGGCGTCGAAATCCTCGCGGCCGTGGCCGGGCGCGGTGTGCACGAAGCCGGTGCCGGCATCGTCGGTGACATGGGCGCCGGCCAGCAGCGGCACCGGAAAATCGTAGCCGCCGCCGAGGCCGTTCAGCGGGTGAGCGCACGTCATCGCCGCGAGTGCGTCGGCCGAAACCGCGCGCAGCCGCTTGTACGCAAGCTTCGCCTTTGCGAACGACTCTTCCGCCAGCGCATCGGCAAAGATCAGCCTTTCGCCGGGCTGCGGGCCGAAATCGTTCTCCGCGGCCGTCACCTCGTAAAGCCCGTAGTCGATGCGCGGGGAAAACGACACGGCGCGGTTGCCCGGGATCGTCCACGGCGTCGTCGTCCAGATGACGACGGAGGCACCGAAAAGATCATGGGCCTCGGTGGCGGCAGTCGCTTCCAGAACTTTTGCCAGTACCGCTTTCTGGGCTGCTTCGAAATCGAGAGCTGCAAGGTCCGACGTATCCCCGGTTAGGGATGCGACCGGAAACTTCACCCACACCGTGTCCGACTCGTAGTCGTGATATTCGACTTCGGCCTCGGCCAGCGCGGTGCGTTCGACCACCGACCACATCACCGGTTTGGAGCCGCGATAGAGCTGGTCCGACATCGCGAATTTCAGCAGCTCGCCGGCGATCCGCGCCTCGGCGTGGTAGCTCATGGTCAGATACGGATCGTCGAAGTCGCCGACCACGCCCAGCCGCTTGAACTCGCCGGTCTGCACCTCGATCCAGTGGCTGGCGAAGTCGCGGCATTCCTTGCGGAATTCATTGACCGGCACCTGGTCCTTGTCGAGGCCCTTGGCGCGGTACTGCTCCTCGATCTTCCACTCGATCGGCAGGCCGTGGCAGTCCCAGCCGGGCACGTAGTTGGAATCGTAGCCGCGCATCTGGAACGAACGCGTGATGACGTCCTTCAGGATCTTGTTGAGCGCATGCCCGATATGGATGTTGCCGTTGGCGTAGGGCGGGCCGTCATGGAGCACGAATTTCGGCCGCCCGGCCGCGTCCTCGCGCAACCGCCGGTAGAGGTCGAGTTCCTCCCAGCGCGCCACCAGCTGCGGCTCCTTGGCCGGCAGGCCGGCGCGCATCGGGAAGTCGGTCCTGGGCAGATAGAGGGTCTTGGAATAGTCGAGCTTGTCGGACGTGTCGGTCATGGTCTCGCCGTGTCGGTGGCCGCGCGCGATGCGCTGCGGGCCGGGCTGATGGGATCGAACGGATTGCGCGGCGGGGCGCGCGGCAACACCCGGCGCTTCCGGCGGCCTCAGGCCGCCCGGAAGCCCGGGCCGGTAATTCGTATCGCGGTCCGACGCGGACGCTGGCTCGTGCTCATGGGCGCGCTATTTAAAGGAGCCGGCAGCAAGAATAAAGGGGCAAGTCCGGCGCACCGGAATTTGGCTTTCTGGCCATTTGCGCCTATATTCATGGGCGAATGGCATGATCGGCAGGGAACTCATGAACACCGCCTTCCCCGTCACCGCTTCCCCAGGAAGCTTCACCGTTCCGGTCGAGCGGCTCGACGGTCTGCGCAAGCTCGGCTTCTCCGACGACGAGCTCTATCGCATCATCGCCCCGCGCCGCACGCTGGCGCGCCGCAAGGCGAAGGGCGAGGTGCTTTCGCCGGTCGAGTCCGATCGCGTGATCAGGCTCGAACGCATCTCCGAGCATGGCACACGTGTGTTCGCCAGCGCGGAGAAATTCCGGCGCTGGCTGCGCCACGAGAGCGTAGCACTGGATGGGGCAAGGCCGATCGACCTGATGCAGTCCGAAACCGGCGCGCGTCTGGTG contains:
- the ileS gene encoding isoleucine--tRNA ligase, with protein sequence MTDTSDKLDYSKTLYLPRTDFPMRAGLPAKEPQLVARWEELDLYRRLREDAAGRPKFVLHDGPPYANGNIHIGHALNKILKDVITRSFQMRGYDSNYVPGWDCHGLPIEWKIEEQYRAKGLDKDQVPVNEFRKECRDFASHWIEVQTGEFKRLGVVGDFDDPYLTMSYHAEARIAGELLKFAMSDQLYRGSKPVMWSVVERTALAEAEVEYHDYESDTVWVKFPVASLTGDTSDLAALDFEAAQKAVLAKVLEATAATEAHDLFGASVVIWTTTPWTIPGNRAVSFSPRIDYGLYEVTAAENDFGPQPGERLIFADALAEESFAKAKLAYKRLRAVSADALAAMTCAHPLNGLGGGYDFPVPLLAGAHVTDDAGTGFVHTAPGHGREDFDAWMDAVKELRERGVDTAIPFTVDDAGFFTRDAPGFGPDREGGPARVIDDNGKKGDANKAVIEALIARDMLFARGRLKHQYPHSWRSKKPVIFRNTPQWFVHMDKELDEFGLGQSDQSPKPDTLRTRALAAIDATRFVPAAGQTRLRSMIEERPDWVLSRQRAWGVPICVFADENGDVLKDEAVNARILEAFEAEGADAWFADGARERFLGSRANEPWQMVTDILDVWFDSGSTHAFTLEDRPDMKWPADVYLEGSDQHRGWFHSSLLESCGTRGRAPYDTVITHGFTMAEDGRKMSKSLGNQVLPQDVMAKSGADILRLWVMTTDYWEDQRLGQNVIQTNVDTYRKMRNTMRWMLGTLAHDEGEEVAAADMPELERLMLHRLAELDQIVRKGYDNFDFKRIARSLSDFMVIDLSAFYFDVRKDALYCDAPSSLRRRAALVVVRRLFDALVKWLAPMLPFTTEEAWLDRHGDAVSVHLEQFPDIPAEWRDEALAAKWRKVRQVRRVVTGALELERANKTIGSSLEAAPKVFVADAELMAALGGVDMAEICITSGIELVGGEAPGDAFRLDEVTGVGVVFARAGGVKCARSWRYTDDVGSDQAFPEVSARDAAALRELQAMGRL
- a CDS encoding nucleoside deaminase, with the protein product MPARQPDFMGEALAEARAAAAREEVPVGAVVVVDGAIVARAGNRTRELSDPTAHAELLAIREACRAAGSQRIENADLYVTLEPCAMCAAAISFARIRRLYFAAEDVKGGAVVNGGRFFTAPTCHHAPEVYSGFAEREAADLLKDFFVQRRDTS
- the parS gene encoding type II RES/Xre toxin-antitoxin system antitoxin — translated: MIGRELMNTAFPVTASPGSFTVPVERLDGLRKLGFSDDELYRIIAPRRTLARRKAKGEVLSPVESDRVIRLERISEHGTRVFASAEKFRRWLRHESVALDGARPIDLMQSETGARLVEDELARIDHGMLA